From Corvus cornix cornix isolate S_Up_H32 chromosome 5, ASM73873v5, whole genome shotgun sequence, the proteins below share one genomic window:
- the MDK gene encoding midkine: MQVRGLLLLLLLILVSATAEAGKNKKEKAKKDGSKCEDWRWGPCVPNSKDCGLGYREGTCKDESKKLKCKIPCNWKKKFGADCKYKFESWGGCSAQTGLKTRSGILKKALYNAQCEEIVYVTKPCSSKIKSKSKAKKGKGKD; the protein is encoded by the exons ATGCAGGTCCGgggcctcctcctcctcctgctgctgatcctGGTGTCTGCCACTGCTGAGGCTGGCAAGAACAAGAAAG aaaaggcaaagaaggaTGGCTCCAAGTGTGAGGACTGGCGCTGGGGACCCTGTGTTCCCAACAGTAAGGACTGTGGCCTGGGCTACCGTGAGGGAACTTGCAAAGATGAGAGTAAAAAGCTCAAGTGCAAGATCCCCTGCaactggaagaagaaatttgGAG CCGACTGCAAGTACAAGTTTGAGAGCTGGGGAGGCTGTAGTGCTCAGACAGGCCTGAAGACTCGCTCCGGCATCCTGAAGAAAGCCCTGTACAATGCCCAGTGTGAGGAGATTGTCTATGTGACCAAGCCTTGCTCTTCCAAGATCAAGTCGAAGTCCAAAG CAAAGAAGGGCAAGGGGAAGGACTAG